ATCGATGCGCAGGGACGTATCGTCTTCGACAGCAGCgacgatgtcggcgacgCACACACCTCAAAGACGAGAAAGAAGAACGACGAAGTAGAAGACGAGGACAATGAAGACACGGAAATGCAAGATGCTTCGGCGATACACGAAGAATCCGAACAAGAGAATACTGAAGATGTCGAGATCGACCTTGGCGCGCTGGGCTCCAAGTTCTTCTCCGATTTGGGCCGTCTTGATGAGCTAGACGTGTGTCCGTCATTGAAGAACTTCGATCTTGGCAACCCCTCAGGCTCTATGGACATCCCGTTTCTTAGAGCGCCAGAGGACTGGAGAGGAGAccaagagaaggaaaagtCCCCGGACTTGCTCGGAGATAATTCCGGCATGttcatcgacggcgacaacgcAGCTGGCTtcgacgatgacgatcttggcctcggcggcttcgaaATCGGTGCGGACGTCGCTtttggcgagggcggcgaagctTGGGCGAGGGAGGCCGCCCTTGAGCCGCAAATGCGAGTTTATGATGCCGGTCTGGGCGAAGATGCTGCTGggggcgatggcgtcgacatgCTCGATCAACGCGACGGGGACTTTGTCGTATCAATGTCTCACGCGCAAAGTGCCGACAAGATGCATGAAGACATCTTGGGTTACTTTGACCAGGCGCTGCAGAAGAATTGGTCGAGTGCGGAGCACTGGAGGATTCGGAAGATTAAGGATGTCAACAAGCCCGCGGGTCCTGCCCGTGTGcggaaggagaaggagccTTTCGAGATCGACTTCTCCGCGCCGCTTGACCAGAGCTTAGCTGATGTCCTGTATACACAGGCTTCCAGcaactcggccatctccatgCCCAAGAAGGACTGGAAATCAAAATCACGTAATCTGTTGCCGGACGATAAACACTTCAACTCGAAGTCGCTTCTCAACCTCTTCCTCAAGCCTAAGGCTCGCCTCAGCAGACGACGAGTCCTTGGAAATAGAGGCGGTATGTTTGGGACCGCGGGACCGGACAGGGACGTACCAGAAGGCGAGATGGATGAGGCATTCTGGGCGCAGCAGAAGGCACCGATGAAGAGCGAGGAAGAGACACCGCTACCGGAAGGAGACTACGACGCCAACTTCTTCCAAGACGACGCTCTCCCCTTCGCTGGAGGGttggaagacgaggacgacgagttTGCTGATGCCCGCGAGCATTTCTCGCCCATGGCTGAGGGTGATGTCGGCGCTACTGAAGCAGCGGGCTTGACAGCTCTGCTGGGCGGTGATGCTGCTACCAATGCCCTGACAGGCGCCTTTGGCACCACGCTGGTCACACAAACTCGCCGTCTGCGGCCAGACTACGTGCAGTACGCGCGTGTGGCTAAGAGGGTCGATGTCAGGCGGTTGAAGGAAGAGATTTGGAAGGGTATGGGCCTCGAACAGCTGGACAATGTAAGCCAAACAAACCCTTGGACGATCAACGCCACAGAATGCATACTGACTCTGGCTCCAGGATTCTACGCATCTTCCTATGTCGCCAACCAATGACCCCGTGCCCCAGGAGCCGTCCAAGGACACATCACTAAGATTTACCGAGGTTATGAATGGCCTGCACTCGGTTTACCCGAAGCAGATGATGGAGGACATCTCGACGAGTTTCTGCTTCATCAGTCTGCTGCACCTCGCGAACGAAAAGGGTCTGGTCATAGAGAAGACCCCTGAGCTCACGGAATTGAACATTCGTAAGGATTGGACGGCCGAGATTACAGGAGGGGAGTAGGAGACCAAAATGATCGAATCAAGAGTCGTCATTGGGTTGGCTCTGCGGAGGCCTGGCGTTTTGTCATGTTTAACGACGATATGCTAcgggtttcttcttttttcttcttctttctgtaTGGTTTGGGTGCCTCCAATAATGAACTGAGCGGCAAATAATCCGTTTACAAGCCTGCCTGTTATCCCAAGCAGCTTGAGCTGCGACGAGAGTCTCGTATGATATGTTATGTAAAAGACGATGGCAGACTCAGCAGGTTCCGGCTGGTGTTGAGATCATACGTACATTTTTTCGATCTGGTTGCCATTTCTTCATCCCAGCAACGGTGAAGGCGACCAGGCTGCGTAGAACTAGTGCTCTTACCCGATTGTTATTGGCATTAGCATAACAAACTCTGCCCCCCTCGACACGTTCCTTACATGGGTCTGGGACCGCTTGTTTCCCGTCATCTCGACTACACGATTACCTCGGACGGCGACGCAAGGGGCACAAGCCGGGGCCGGAACACGGATCATCAGATGGCATCTCAAGTGAGCGCCGATATTTTCTTTGGGACACGTGCAATAACGTGCAATCAAAGAGGTCAGCGGGCGGTTGAAGGGGGGGCTCATCGTGTGTGCGGTCACCTCGTGGGAGGGATTGTGGTTTGCATGCACGTCAGCCAGCAGTTGTGCCTGCCCTTATGTACTGTGTAAGGTCAATTGCAACTCGCAGCTCGTCAGTCAGACTCTGTTCCCTTCTTTCTATCCCCCATCAAACCAGCCAAACGgtggagaaggggaaagggagaaGCAAAAGCCGCTCCTCGCGTCCGCTCACCTCCGCGGCACAGAGGGACCAAAACTCGTGCCTACCTAAGTTTAGTCGTTGTTTGAGATACCTGCTGTCTCTGGCCAGCGATTGGAGATCGCCCAGCGGCGGCCCCCTCTCCGCCCCCCcggaaagaaaaggagagggggaaTAGCAACACCCGCCAAGGCGAACCGGGGGTTGGTCAGTCCAGGTCCCTGAAAGGTTGGCCGCATGATGACGTTAGAGGCTCGACAAAATCCTGAAGGGAGTGTTTCGCGTGCGCGACGAACCTGCAGGCGCTTCGAATCAGGAAGGACCCTTCACTTCGCAACGGCACTAGCGGGAcgcctaggtacctaggttgGCTGTTTTTTCTTATCATGGCTATAGTCAGTAGGCATCtcggagagggaggggaaggaggtAAAACGACCTTCCCTCCAGCCAGCTTCTGTGGTTTGTCGCTTGTTTCATGACGTCATGTTGTAAACACGTCCATCATTTTTTTCCCTCACAGGAGTGTGCAAATCATCTATCTTTTCATGAATTCTTTTCTTTGATTCACTTCACCTGAGGCCGTCCCTCATGTCGCTACCTTATAGTTTTTTGGGCGTCTCCGATTGTCAGAGAGCTTTTTGTATCATGCAATACCCATTCCATCCCTATACCACACGGTAACATCATCGCCTGGGTCGTGCCATGCAGCTCATAAGCCCTGCCTGGGCGGGAAGATAAAGATGCCTTGCCCGCAACCTAACGCCGGTCAAGATTTTCCTAATAACGCCGccgaagaaaaaagaagaaaaaaaagggaggaTACTGTTCCGGAACAATGCCTAACGAGATACCAATCCATGAGGGTATTCAAATACTCAAACACACCAACTTCAGCCTTTCAGCTTGTTTCCACCAAGACGCTCATACCATCAGCAATATACGGCCACGATATACGACAAACATATCGAGGCAAATGTTCGAaggcggcagcagcatttCTCCATATCTGCGGCCATAGTGTGGTTCAGAGGGATGAGATCTCCGGCGGCATTCAACGCCCCCTCTTATTGAACACGTCGGTTAACAATCTCGCCCGCTCGGACCAAAGCACTCATTCCGTCGAGCTTCGGATCGCTCCTTTCCCCAACCCCGAGTGAGATTTGGGAGGACGCGTGCGAAGATGCGTGGGATGACGCCATGGACCCATCGGTTCCGGATGAGGAACTCGACTGGAAGCGCAACAGCGCAGGTGGCGGCGAGTGGTAACCTTGAAACCTCATTAGCCCCTGTGGAAAGCTATGCGAAGAGTGGTTGGGTATACCATTCATAGGTCCATGAGGACCCTGCAGCTGTCCGGTGAATATTGGCTTCTGATCCTGGAGCGGCAGGGGGGCTGCTGTGAAAGGGGAAGATTGCAATTCGTACGGGGAAGCCAACGGGGGCTTGTTGGACAGCAAGGCATGAATCGGGAGCGAAGATTCACTCGGCGTGCGAGGATACGAGCCGGACGACGCAGAGCTTCCTGTCGATGAATACTCATGCTTCAACGGTGGTGGGATTGAAGTGCCCGGGTGCTGTGGGGGTGCAAAGCTGCCGAATCCATTCGCCTCGGGAGATCTCGAGACGCCATTCATCCCACCACGTCCATTGCTGAATACATCCGACAGCGAAGGCAAGTGAGTCGTTGGTCCGACTACCTCTGGCATCAGTTGGTTTTCTGTCCATGTCGGGCGACGGCTACGACTCTGTGACGCACGAGGGCTTGCTGAATGCAAGCTCTCTCGATCGAATTGAATACTGGTAGGAGAGTGTACGGCGTCATCTGTGACATGGTGGTGCGAGATTGGCGTTGGAACTGCCGTTGAGTACTGAGATTCTGACACCGACACCACAGATCCGACTCGCTGCTTCCGATTTGGGGGTGGTTCGCTACCCTGATGGctctcgctgccgctgccggtaCTGCTGAGGCTGCCTGGTGTTACACTCGCACTGCCATTCTGCAGTCGGGCACCAACATCCAATTTCTGACGTTTGGATGATTCTTTTGCTGTAACAGGAATCAGCTTTACGAGCACAGTTAAGGAGCCCAGCTTGAGACATACCTTGATTGGCAGAGGCTTGCCTCGCCTTGAAGTCTTGTAGGTACAGGTTGTATTTCCTATACTCTGCAGTCTTTTTGTACTCGGCCAAGTCATGATTATACTTTTCCTTCGCCTTGAGAGCTGAAGACTCATAAGGCTCCTTCTCGCCGGGCGTCAAGTTTTGCCAATGCTCTCCAACGAGCTTAGCTATTTCAGTGAAGGTTAAGTTTCGACCCTTGAGGTCATCGCGCATTTCTTTATAGTTGTCAGTCAGATTACATCTCAAACCCGGGATCGCCAGCTTGACAGAAACTCACTGTTGGAAAACAAAACGTatgctgacggcggccgtTCTGGTGCATTCTCATCGGGCTACCAAATCTTTAGCCATGGCCACGTACTAGTGTACAAACAGGGTTCGGAGTCGGCACGAACCTTGGGGTGACGGCGATACTTGCGCTTGGTAACGACAGGGCCGTCCTTCACTTCGGGTCGAGGCTGCTCTGGTCGTTGAGCCTCTGGTTTCGGCTCCTCAGCCGTTGCTCTAGTGGGCGATACTAGCGACGCATCGGGGGCGAGGCCCCGCGAGTTGGCAATACGTCTTTGCAATTTCTGACCATGTTTGTCAGTATTGATCGATATCAGTTACACGCCGCCTGGCTTACACGTCGATGTCCTAGCTTGACTCCCAGCGCGTCCCTGATGCAATCACCCGGTTAATCTCGATGCAGCAGCACATAGGCCAGCCTGTCGGTGCACTCACAAATCAGACTCTGTGATATCTAATATCGTCTCCCATGTGTCGAAGCCCTgctcgaggaagatgccgaggtaCTGAGAGATACCTAGCTCTGCAAAAATACCCTCCAGTTCATGCGCCATGACGAAGATGGTCGAAGCGATGCCTCGAGGTTGCCAATGAGTCTGGCGCGCGTCGACAAATCGAATATCAGTATCGATAGTCCTCCGGCGTCGGCAATGTTCAACAGATCACTCGGCGTACAATCGTTACGGCCTTCGTTCGGTTCGGTTCGATTCGATTTCCGGCAACTCGTTCCCATCTACTCGCCCATTCGAAACAATGTGCGTCGGTTTCCGCTGATTCAAGTCGAAACAGTCGAAACAGTTCCAGGTTCAAGCTATTATCGTCAAACAATCCTCCAAAGAATCAAGTTGACGAAATTGGACAGCGACCGGCGGATGCGTTTTACGTTGGCGGCAAATGGTGAGCGGCTCGAACGTTGATTCGCGGGCTTTGAGGACTGCGGATTGTGGTGCAGCAGTGATGTTGTGTAAATGGCGAAGGATATTCGAGAGGAATATGGGCGACGTCTGCGTCTGCTGAGAAGGTTAATGACGGATGTTGGTCAAAGTCAAAGGTGTGCGGCAAGCGTGGCGTGGATATACCAAATTGGTAGCTGCAACACGGAGGACGGATCTCGATGACATTATAGGAGACCGAGCTCTGGGGTGTGGGACAACGGGATGGACTAGGCAGAGAGGGGCTTCGAGACCCAGGTGGGATGCGCGTTCTGGAAAGGATACGTACAGCTGGCAATATGTTTTCTGAGCCTGTACGGCGATTTACAGCCACATGAACGACAGGGAAAAGCAGAGAAAGACTGGTGGAGGGATCCCAGGGTGCGTCAgggtaggaggaggaggctccAAGTGTTGCTTGtgcaagaagaaaaagggttAAGTTGAGGAAGAAAACGCGAAGCCAGCAGCGAaagccttttcttctttccttttttcttcttgcgAATTGGAACTGGGAACGGTGAAGAAATAAACGGGGTGGGTGACCGTCTACGAAAACGGAGAGCAGCTTGACAGGGCAGAAAGGGAAATGGATAGAACGGAGGGGCAAGCAAACGGTTGACGGTTGACAGGCGAAAGGAAGCAGCCCCGCGGTGATCGGCGTGGATTGAGAAGTGAGGTCAGAGGTGTCGAAAAGGGAACTTCGAGGGTGGGCGTGTGTTGATGTACTAGGTAGTCGGTAGCTTCAGACGTTGCCGCAGACTTGTGATCCGGGGTGGCATGCCTACTGTGTGGCCCAAGCAGAGAAGCTAGAGCAACAGATGTATGGACAGCTCAAGGTACCCAAGACAAAGCTCCCTTGGGTCTGATCGCAGAAACCGAATTTTGAGAAGTCGGAGAGGATTCCAGCAACGGAGAGCATCTCTCTACTGGAAGCCCATCGTAAATAAAAGCGGACATCGACCAGCGCAGAAAATATGGAGCCATTGGGAAGATGGGAAGGCATGGGTTCTCAGCGAGTCAGGAACAGGAAACGGCCGCTTGGGATGGGTCCCTGGGGTACTTGCATGGGCGTACCGGTACAAGAGGTGCGCGCACCTGTCCTTTTCCATTTCCATCCTTACCCAGGGGCCAGGCGGCTGGGCActcgctctccctcccctcacaCCTCAGGCCGAAACAACGAAATGGACAGAAGGGGTGCAGAAAGAGATGGGACAGTAGGTACGGATAGTGTAGGAATAGAGGGAACGAGAGTGAGTATTGGTATGCGCAAGAGGGGGTGTGTTCATCCATCGACCAACCCACCCGCCTCACTCGTCGTTCCCATTGGCATACAGATGCCGTACCGCGGCAACGCGGTCGTCTGCCTTACGATCCGTGGTCCACGCCTTGAGCACATACTGAAGCCTTTCCGCAGAACGCAGAACGCAGAACGCGGACGGCCCCATCCCACGCCATCCACGGCAGCTCCTGCAGGCGGCGGACACTCGATCCTCACCCGTGTGTGTAGTAAAGCCCGCGATGTGTATCTGCTCTCTCTAGCAGCACGCTCCCCCTTGACAGAGCCGTGATGGACTTTCCGTTCTGGCATCTCGCAATCTCTATCGATCACAAAATAGCATCGATTTGGGACAGGCGCCGTCGGGATCAAATCCACCAATGGAGACATCGAAGGGACTGCCGTTCGACCAGCCAAGCAACCCTGCGATAAAGTGACCACGAACACAATAATATGTTCTAGTCCGGACGAAGGTCAAAACTAAGAGCTAGCCGTGGACCCGAATCTCGATGTCAAAGTCAACTCCGGTCAACAACGCTTCCCAGACACGTCAGTACTTCGTGCTTTTGAAGTTGAGCAACCCAAACAAGCTACCGCACATAGCTAGGGCCACCCCCCTCTGCGGGGAGACGAAGTGGGCCACAGATGGGAGAGCACCTGAAATCGAAGAATTGTGCCGCGATCGAACGCCTGtacccccctctccccttgACGCAGCGTGCTCACGCGGATGAATCTACTTGAGTGCAGTAGCCACTACGGACCACAATTGTCGAGGAACGCAACTCGTTTGTGGTCCAAGGCACAGTGCGGGTGAGACAAAAGACAGAGGACGAGAACACGGCAACCACTGACATCCACGCCTTGTTCAGCTGGCAGAAGTCTATCAGTCGTCAAAATAGCTGAGTTGAACGGGAGTGACAACCAAGCAGATGACACTAATGTGTGGGCAGTTAGCGATCAAGAAGTTGAGTGTAATGTGTACTCCAACAAGAGGCAAGTTGCTTGAACCATCGTATTCGAGGATTCATACAGCAAAGCCCATCGGGTGGCCTGCAACTCGCAAGTGGTTTGCCCGTCAAAAACACACCGGGAAGGATCGGATTTCACAAGGCGATTACTCATGGTACAGCATGCCGTGCAACCCAGGCCCCGAGACGAGCGGCAACTTTACCATCGGGCTCGCCTGGCAAACATCCAGATGACCCATTGGGGCGGCGGTAAATTTGCTCTGTGGCGAAGGGGCAATGGACAAAAGCCATCGCGAACTTGGATATTGCGCATTCGGCCATGTATGGCATTTGGCCACCAAGTGAGGCTG
The DNA window shown above is from Colletotrichum destructivum chromosome 2, complete sequence and carries:
- a CDS encoding Putative condensin complex subunit 2/barren, giving the protein MPRVAQVPRAGSVRATSGSMNASPFKNSPVKIPLNDDAEEKARRAHSRHAFHERQRNELKAAAATPLRRNNGSLEDLENDTPGSNPKTPYARGSRGRQIVDDDDDEGFVVSGSAVTPMKRVPILANFEEWMKMATDNKINANNSWNFALIDYFHDMSLLKEGDGVNFQKASCTLDGCVKIYTSRVDSVATETGKLLSGLADSNSKKKGKEGDDVDGEESEEEVDEDGNVRKKPKRKTQRSSEATLAPSFSSLQLKKFELEFAVDPLFKKTSADFDEGGAKGLLLNHLMIDAQGRIVFDSSDDVGDAHTSKTRKKNDEVEDEDNEDTEMQDASAIHEESEQENTEDVEIDLGALGSKFFSDLGRLDELDVCPSLKNFDLGNPSGSMDIPFLRAPEDWRGDQEKEKSPDLLGDNSGMFIDGDNAAGFDDDDLGLGGFEIGADVAFGEGGEAWAREAALEPQMRVYDAGLGEDAAGGDGVDMLDQRDGDFVVSMSHAQSADKMHEDILGYFDQALQKNWSSAEHWRIRKIKDVNKPAGPARVRKEKEPFEIDFSAPLDQSLADVLYTQASSNSAISMPKKDWKSKSRNLLPDDKHFNSKSLLNLFLKPKARLSRRRVLGNRGGMFGTAGPDRDVPEGEMDEAFWAQQKAPMKSEEETPLPEGDYDANFFQDDALPFAGGLEDEDDEFADAREHFSPMAEGDVGATEAAGLTALLGGDAATNALTGAFGTTLVTQTRRLRPDYVQYARVAKRVDVRRLKEEIWKGMGLEQLDNDSTHLPMSPTNDPVPQEPSKDTSLRFTEVMNGLHSVYPKQMMEDISTSFCFISLLHLANEKGLVIEKTPELTELNIRKDWTAEITGGE
- a CDS encoding Putative sterile alpha motif domain, High mobility group box domain-containing protein, whose translation is MAHELEGIFAELGISQYLGIFLEQGFDTWETILDITESDLDALGVKLGHRRKLQRRIANSRGLAPDASLVSPTRATAEEPKPEAQRPEQPRPEVKDGPVVTKRKYRRHPKPDENAPERPPSAYVLFSNKMRDDLKGRNLTFTEIAKLVGEHWQNLTPGEKEPYESSALKAKEKYNHDLAEYKKTAEYRKYNLYLQDFKARQASANQAKESSKRQKLDVGARLQNGSASVTPGSLSSTGSGSESHQGSEPPPNRKQRVGSVVSVSESQYSTAVPTPISHHHVTDDAVHSPTSIQFDRESLHSASPRASQSRSRRPTWTENQLMPEVVGPTTHLPSLSDVFSNGRGGMNGVSRSPEANGFGSFAPPQHPGTSIPPPLKHEYSSTGSSASSGSYPRTPSESSLPIHALLSNKPPLASPYELQSSPFTAAPLPLQDQKPIFTGQLQGPHGPMNGIPNHSSHSFPQGLMRFQGYHSPPPALLRFQSSSSSGTDGSMASSHASSHASSQISLGVGERSDPKLDGMSALVRAGEIVNRRVQ